One genomic window of Quercus lobata isolate SW786 chromosome 9, ValleyOak3.0 Primary Assembly, whole genome shotgun sequence includes the following:
- the LOC115960085 gene encoding troponin T, skeletal muscle isoform X1, with amino-acid sequence MVRQLSEETEMAEDSDAHDQLPLDIESQITTAMQSRVSHFKQQSDSLTFEGVRRLLEKDLGLETYDLDVHKRFIKQCLVKCLDGADDDNDSKTSGEMGEKGVTRGAPVLLKKDVKDSEDEEKMGDSPVMGLLTEHKTAKSESEKTNDSKNKEVLSKIMIKKAIRKRAAYVKANSEKITMAGLRRLLEEDLKLVKYTLDTYKEFISQQLDEALESHEVSGKKPATNVMKNVKKNSYSKASKRVSSKENSDSSDSEGDEEEEEEEEEEVKPRKKNVPKGKTENSDAKKRKRPAKESNISSKKQRKGVKTISEENSDAEDGGDASEDGHSEPSVEKPVKKKEVSTPAYGKRVEHLKSVIKSCGMSVPPSIYKKVKQVPENEREAQLIKELEQILSREGLSANPSEKEIKEVRKSKERAKELEGIDMSNIVQSSRRRSTTSFIPPPRIAPPKIASPKIAPRKPKILVESDGDDVKDADEEKVEDTDKENVEDADKEKVVEDADKEKKVEDADKEKVVEDADKEKVEDDKEEEEQEEEEEEEEEEEDDDDDDDDSESEEFNEDDDDSD; translated from the exons ATGGTTCGTCAACTCAGTGAAGAGACGGAAATGGCGGAAGATAGCGACGCTCATGACCAACTGCCGCTCGATATCGAGTCTCAGATTACAACCGCTATGCAATCACGCGTCTCTCACTTCAAACAACAATCCGA TTCTTTGACATTTGAGGGGGTACGAAGATTGTTGGAGAAGGACTTGGGCTTGGAGACATATGATTTGGATGTGCATAAGAGATTTATCAAGCAATGTTTGGTGAAG TGCTTAGATGGTGCTGATGATGATAATGACTCAAAGACTTCTGGGGAGATGGGGGAAAAAGGTGTTACTAGAGGAGCACCGGTGTTACTAAAGAAAGATGTGAAGGACTCTGAAGATGAGGAGAAAATGGGAGACTCGCCAGTTATGGGCCTTCTGACAGAACATAAAACAGCCAAATCTGAAAGTGAGAAAACTAATGACAGCAAAAATAAAGAAGTTCTAAGCAAGATTATGATAAAGAAAGCTATTAGAAAAAGAGCTGCTTATGTCAAAGCTAATTCTGA GAAAATTACAATGGCTGGACTTCGTCGACTTTTGGAGGAAGATCTTAAACTTGTGAAATATACGCTTGACACCTATAAGGAGTTTATAAGTCAGCAATTAGATGAG GCATTAGAATCTCATGAAGTTTCTGGAAAAAAACCAGCAACTAATGtcatgaaaaatgttaagaaaAATTCCTATAGTAAAGCATCCAAAAGGGTCAGCAGCAAAGAGAATTCTGATTCCTCAGATAGCGAGGGtgatgaggaagaagaggaagaggaagaggaagaagtgaAACCTAGAAAGAAAAATGTTCCAAAAGGAAAGACGGAAAACTCTGATGCTAAAAAACGGAAAAGACCTGCAAAGGAGAGCAACATATCTAGCAAGAAGCAGAGGAAGGGTGTGAAAACAATATCAGAGGAAAATAGTGATGCAGAAGATGGTGGAGATGCCTCTGAAGATGGCCACTCTGAACCATCTGTTGAGAAACCTGTGAAG AAGAAAGAAGTTTCAACCCCCGCATATGGGAAACGTGTGGAGCATTTGAAATCAGTTATCAAATCTTGTGGAATGAG CGTTCCACCATCAATTTACAAGAAAGTAAAGCAGGTGCCTGAGAATGAACGTGAGGCCCAACTGATAAAGGAGTTAGAGCAAATACTATCTAGAGAAGGATTATCTGCAAATCCTTCAGAAAAAG AAATCAAAGAAGTGAGAAAGAGCAAGGAAAGAGCAAAAGAACTTGAGGGCATTGACATGAGTAATATTGTACAAAGTTCACGTAGAAGATCCACAACTAGTTTTATACCTCCTCCAAGGATAGCTCCTCCAAAGATAGCTTCTCCAAAGATAGCTCCTCGAAAGCCCAAAATACTAGTTGAAAGTGATGGTGATGACGTGAAAGATGCTGACGAAGAGAAGGTAGAAGATACTGACAAAGAGAATGTAGAAGATGCTGACAAAGAGAAGGTAGTAGAAGACGctgacaaagaaaagaaagtagaagATGCTGACAAAGAGAAGGTAGTAGAAGATGCTGACAAAGAGAAGGTAGAAGACgacaaggaagaagaagagcaggaagaagaagaggaagaagaagaagaagaagaagatgatgacgaCGACGACGATGACAGTGAGAGTGAAGAGTTTAATGAAG ATGATGATGACAGTGATTAA
- the LOC115960085 gene encoding glutamic acid-rich protein isoform X2, whose protein sequence is MGEKGVTRGAPVLLKKDVKDSEDEEKMGDSPVMGLLTEHKTAKSESEKTNDSKNKEVLSKIMIKKAIRKRAAYVKANSEKITMAGLRRLLEEDLKLVKYTLDTYKEFISQQLDEALESHEVSGKKPATNVMKNVKKNSYSKASKRVSSKENSDSSDSEGDEEEEEEEEEEVKPRKKNVPKGKTENSDAKKRKRPAKESNISSKKQRKGVKTISEENSDAEDGGDASEDGHSEPSVEKPVKKKEVSTPAYGKRVEHLKSVIKSCGMSVPPSIYKKVKQVPENEREAQLIKELEQILSREGLSANPSEKEIKEVRKSKERAKELEGIDMSNIVQSSRRRSTTSFIPPPRIAPPKIASPKIAPRKPKILVESDGDDVKDADEEKVEDTDKENVEDADKEKVVEDADKEKKVEDADKEKVVEDADKEKVEDDKEEEEQEEEEEEEEEEEDDDDDDDDSESEEFNEDDDDSD, encoded by the exons ATGGGGGAAAAAGGTGTTACTAGAGGAGCACCGGTGTTACTAAAGAAAGATGTGAAGGACTCTGAAGATGAGGAGAAAATGGGAGACTCGCCAGTTATGGGCCTTCTGACAGAACATAAAACAGCCAAATCTGAAAGTGAGAAAACTAATGACAGCAAAAATAAAGAAGTTCTAAGCAAGATTATGATAAAGAAAGCTATTAGAAAAAGAGCTGCTTATGTCAAAGCTAATTCTGA GAAAATTACAATGGCTGGACTTCGTCGACTTTTGGAGGAAGATCTTAAACTTGTGAAATATACGCTTGACACCTATAAGGAGTTTATAAGTCAGCAATTAGATGAG GCATTAGAATCTCATGAAGTTTCTGGAAAAAAACCAGCAACTAATGtcatgaaaaatgttaagaaaAATTCCTATAGTAAAGCATCCAAAAGGGTCAGCAGCAAAGAGAATTCTGATTCCTCAGATAGCGAGGGtgatgaggaagaagaggaagaggaagaggaagaagtgaAACCTAGAAAGAAAAATGTTCCAAAAGGAAAGACGGAAAACTCTGATGCTAAAAAACGGAAAAGACCTGCAAAGGAGAGCAACATATCTAGCAAGAAGCAGAGGAAGGGTGTGAAAACAATATCAGAGGAAAATAGTGATGCAGAAGATGGTGGAGATGCCTCTGAAGATGGCCACTCTGAACCATCTGTTGAGAAACCTGTGAAG AAGAAAGAAGTTTCAACCCCCGCATATGGGAAACGTGTGGAGCATTTGAAATCAGTTATCAAATCTTGTGGAATGAG CGTTCCACCATCAATTTACAAGAAAGTAAAGCAGGTGCCTGAGAATGAACGTGAGGCCCAACTGATAAAGGAGTTAGAGCAAATACTATCTAGAGAAGGATTATCTGCAAATCCTTCAGAAAAAG AAATCAAAGAAGTGAGAAAGAGCAAGGAAAGAGCAAAAGAACTTGAGGGCATTGACATGAGTAATATTGTACAAAGTTCACGTAGAAGATCCACAACTAGTTTTATACCTCCTCCAAGGATAGCTCCTCCAAAGATAGCTTCTCCAAAGATAGCTCCTCGAAAGCCCAAAATACTAGTTGAAAGTGATGGTGATGACGTGAAAGATGCTGACGAAGAGAAGGTAGAAGATACTGACAAAGAGAATGTAGAAGATGCTGACAAAGAGAAGGTAGTAGAAGACGctgacaaagaaaagaaagtagaagATGCTGACAAAGAGAAGGTAGTAGAAGATGCTGACAAAGAGAAGGTAGAAGACgacaaggaagaagaagagcaggaagaagaagaggaagaagaagaagaagaagaagatgatgacgaCGACGACGATGACAGTGAGAGTGAAGAGTTTAATGAAG ATGATGATGACAGTGATTAA
- the LOC115960247 gene encoding gamma-glutamylcyclotransferase 2-3 isoform X2: protein MWVFGYGSLIWKAGFNYDQRLVGFIKDYRRVFYQGRTVTLEPAEGEVCWGAAYKVSKKEDQEVALTYLEVREKQYDQKAYLDFFTEPTATSPAVSGIMVYIASPDKKLNRNYLGPASLEDIAKQIVHAEGPSGPNREYLFQLEKALLQIGCKDEHVMDLANEVRGILSQGELTAS, encoded by the exons ATGTGGGTGTTTGGTTATGGTTCTCTTATATGGAAAGCTGGCTTTAACTACGACCAGCGCCTCGTTGGTTTCATCAAAGACTACCGCCGTGTCTTTTATCAAG GAAGAACTGTGACATTGGAGCCTGCTGAAGGGGAAGTTTGT TGGGGAGCTGCCTACAAGGTCTCTAAGAAGGAAGATCAAGAAGTTGCACTAACG TATCTTGAAGTGAGGGAGAAACAGTATGACCAGAAGGCTTATCTTGATTTCTTCACT GAACCTACTGCTACGAGTCCAGCTGTTTCTGGAATAATGGT GTACATTGCATCTCCAGACAAGAAGCTTAACAGGAATTACTTGGGACCTGCTTCTCTTGAAGATATTGCCAA ACAAATCGTTCATGCTGAAGGCCCGTCGGGACCCAACAGAGAATACCTTTTTCAACTTGAAAAGGCGCTTCTGCAAATTG GATGTAAAGACGAACATGTAATGGATCTTGCAAATGAAGTGAGGGGTATCCTTTCCCAGGGGGAACTGACTGCTTCATGA
- the LOC115960247 gene encoding gamma-glutamylcyclotransferase 2-3 isoform X1, whose amino-acid sequence MWVFGYGSLIWKAGFNYDQRLVGFIKDYRRVFYQGSTDHRGTLDYPGRTVTLEPAEGEVCWGAAYKVSKKEDQEVALTYLEVREKQYDQKAYLDFFTEPTATSPAVSGIMVYIASPDKKLNRNYLGPASLEDIAKQIVHAEGPSGPNREYLFQLEKALLQIGCKDEHVMDLANEVRGILSQGELTAS is encoded by the exons ATGTGGGTGTTTGGTTATGGTTCTCTTATATGGAAAGCTGGCTTTAACTACGACCAGCGCCTCGTTGGTTTCATCAAAGACTACCGCCGTGTCTTTTATCAAG gtaGTACTGACCACAGAGGGACACTCGATTATCCAGGAAGAACTGTGACATTGGAGCCTGCTGAAGGGGAAGTTTGT TGGGGAGCTGCCTACAAGGTCTCTAAGAAGGAAGATCAAGAAGTTGCACTAACG TATCTTGAAGTGAGGGAGAAACAGTATGACCAGAAGGCTTATCTTGATTTCTTCACT GAACCTACTGCTACGAGTCCAGCTGTTTCTGGAATAATGGT GTACATTGCATCTCCAGACAAGAAGCTTAACAGGAATTACTTGGGACCTGCTTCTCTTGAAGATATTGCCAA ACAAATCGTTCATGCTGAAGGCCCGTCGGGACCCAACAGAGAATACCTTTTTCAACTTGAAAAGGCGCTTCTGCAAATTG GATGTAAAGACGAACATGTAATGGATCTTGCAAATGAAGTGAGGGGTATCCTTTCCCAGGGGGAACTGACTGCTTCATGA
- the LOC115960246 gene encoding WAT1-related protein At4g08300-like, with product MGLMVTLKKVKPYLAMISLQFGYAGMYIISLVSLKRGMSHYVLSVYRHVVATVLIAPFAIVLERKIRPKMTLPIFLRILALGFLEPVLDQNCYNLGMKYTSATFASATVNMLPAITFIMALIFRLETVNFKKLHSAAKVVGTAVTVMGAMVMTLYKGPIIDFLKKGAHNQQQANNDSADQHWVTGTLLLLASICGWASFFILQSFTLKKYPAELSLTAWICLAGMVEGSIVTLVMERDMSVWAIGWDSRLLAAAYSGIVCSGIAYYVQGIVSRERGPVFVTSFSPLCMIITAALGAIVLNEITHLGSIIGAILIVFGLYTVVWGKSKDLLPNAKAIQDDDKSGTHELPITDSIRSISNNDVDAGVTKIPVIVPHH from the exons atggGACTCATGGTGACGCTAAAGAAGGTGAAACCTTACTTGGCTATGATCTCCTTGCAGTTTGGTTATGCAGGAATGTACATCATCTCCTTGGTCTCTTTGAAGCGAGGTATGAGTCACTACGTACTTTCAGTGTACCGTCATGTGGTTGCCACGGTTTTGATTGCGCCCTTTGCGATTGTTCTTGAACG GAAAATAAGACCAAAGATGACTCTGCCGATTTTCCTAAGAATTCTCGCGCTTGGTTTCCTGGA GCCGGTACTTGATCAGAACTGCTATAACTTGGGGATGAAGTACACCTCAGCTACGTTTGCATCTGCCACTGTCAATATGCTCCCCGCCATAACCTTCATAATGGCACTCATATTCAG GTTAGAGACCGTAAATTTCAAGAAGTTACATAGTGCAGCCAAGGTAGTGGGCACTGCAGTCACAGTCATGGGAGCTATGGTTATGACTTTGTACAAAGGTCCCATCATCGACTTCCTTAAGAAAGGAGCACATAACCAACAGCAAGCCAACAATGACTCCGCTGATCAGCATTGGGTCACTGGCACATTGTTGCTTCTAGCAAGTATCTGTGGTTGGGCCAGTTTCTTTATATTGCAA TCATTTACTTTGAAGAAATACCCAGCTGAGCTCTCTCTCACAGCTTGGATATGCTTAGCGGGCATGGTAGAAGGTTCAATCGTGACACTTGTGATGGAACGTGACATGAGTGTGTGGGCTATTGGCTGGGACTCAAGGCTCCTTGCTGCTGCATACTCT GGGATCGTTTGCTCTGGAATCGCATATTATGTACAAGGAATCGTTAGCAGGGAACGCGGTCCAGTGTTCGTCACGTCTTTCAGCCCACTATGCATGATCATCACAGCCGCTCTGGGTGCCATTGTTCTAAATGAGATAACCCACCTTGGGAG TATAATTGGAGCAATCCTCATAGTCTTCGGCCTTTACACGGTTGTGTGGGGCAAAAGCAAAGATCTTCTTCCAAACGCAAAAGCCATACAAGACGATGACAAAAGTGGAACCCATGAATTACCAATCACAGACAGCATTAGATCAATTAGCAACAACGATGTAGATGCTGGGGTGACTAAGATTCCAGTTATAGTCCCCCATCACTAG